A section of the Streptomyces sp. SCL15-4 genome encodes:
- a CDS encoding ricin-type beta-trefoil lectin domain protein, producing MQPPHPPRPPLPGPAGESDRALVARLGGPDADGRHHAVALLLARHWPATRDHAVVCLAVAGPTAQLVATAAFHRVLGGVAGAPGAGALRPRLLVAVRETVRAWAADDTACAVLPELRKTTGGRGLRAAKPGPSESRQLAARAFRALPDAAQCLLWHTEAEAEPINIPAGLLGIDTVTATTALKRAREQFRAGCVRAHRELAPTGECRSCNRLLDISVRRGGLLPPDAHRHLTDCRHCRYAAEQLGHFDGGLPLLLAESVLGWGARRYLASRPARTGRQERPPAPEWPAPAPPRAPSGRHRKALAVGVGLTSLALLATTLAARTRPDDNGVPGPGTTWAAPAVDTAGPVGTAGPVGTAGPVGTAGPVGTAGPVGTGARSAASSGDRAEIAGGTLRELASGRCLDVRGDRVAAGAGVRLAPCSAAVSQQWTYQGDGLLRSAADPALCLTADPATRTVALAGCPASAAEASYDFTLHGEILLRRHPGLALAPGPGLGVTGVSVVHRDYGPRERRWVLGADGAPRGGAVPEGRPKAPGATDRRAEELRRPHGVRVREGEGGQLGRADDQPGRAGDHRHA from the coding sequence GTGCAGCCCCCTCACCCCCCACGCCCGCCCCTGCCCGGTCCCGCCGGCGAGTCCGACCGCGCCCTCGTCGCCCGGCTCGGCGGCCCGGACGCCGACGGCCGCCACCACGCCGTCGCGCTGTTGCTCGCCCGGCACTGGCCGGCCACCCGCGACCACGCCGTGGTCTGCCTGGCCGTCGCCGGTCCCACGGCCCAACTGGTCGCCACCGCGGCATTCCATCGGGTGCTCGGCGGTGTGGCGGGCGCCCCGGGCGCCGGCGCGCTGCGCCCGCGGCTGCTCGTCGCCGTCCGTGAAACCGTCCGCGCCTGGGCCGCGGACGACACGGCCTGCGCCGTCCTGCCGGAATTGCGCAAAACCACCGGCGGACGCGGACTGCGCGCGGCAAAGCCCGGCCCCTCGGAAAGCAGACAGCTCGCCGCCCGCGCATTCCGGGCCCTTCCCGACGCCGCGCAATGTCTTCTCTGGCATACCGAGGCCGAGGCCGAACCCATAAACATACCCGCCGGTCTGCTGGGCATCGACACGGTCACCGCGACGACCGCTCTGAAGCGGGCGCGCGAGCAATTCCGGGCCGGTTGCGTCCGCGCCCACCGAGAACTCGCGCCGACCGGGGAATGCCGCTCCTGCAACCGGCTCCTCGACATCTCCGTCCGCCGTGGCGGCCTCCTGCCGCCGGACGCGCACCGGCACCTGACGGACTGCCGGCACTGCCGTTACGCCGCCGAACAACTCGGCCACTTCGACGGCGGCCTGCCCCTGCTGCTCGCCGAGAGCGTGCTCGGCTGGGGCGCCCGCCGCTACCTCGCCTCCCGGCCGGCCCGCACCGGCCGGCAGGAGCGGCCGCCGGCCCCGGAGTGGCCGGCGCCGGCCCCGCCCCGTGCGCCGAGCGGCCGGCACCGCAAGGCTCTTGCCGTCGGCGTCGGACTGACCTCCCTCGCGCTGCTCGCCACCACCCTGGCGGCCCGGACCCGGCCCGATGACAACGGTGTCCCGGGGCCCGGCACCACCTGGGCCGCGCCCGCCGTGGACACCGCTGGACCGGTCGGCACCGCAGGACCGGTCGGCACCGCAGGACCGGTCGGCACCGCAGGACCGGTCGGCACCGCAGGACCGGTCGGCACCGGGGCGCGCTCCGCCGCCTCCTCCGGCGACCGTGCCGAGATCGCCGGCGGCACCTTGCGCGAGCTGGCCTCCGGACGCTGCCTGGACGTGCGCGGGGACCGGGTCGCCGCGGGCGCCGGCGTCCGGCTCGCACCGTGCTCGGCCGCCGTCTCCCAGCAGTGGACCTACCAGGGCGACGGCCTGCTGCGCAGCGCCGCCGACCCGGCCCTCTGCCTCACCGCCGACCCCGCCACGAGGACCGTCGCACTGGCCGGCTGCCCGGCGTCGGCCGCGGAGGCGTCCTACGACTTCACGCTCCACGGCGAGATCCTGCTCCGCCGCCATCCCGGCCTGGCCCTGGCTCCCGGGCCCGGGCTTGGGGTCACGGGCGTGAGCGTCGTGCACCGCGACTACGGGCCCCGGGAGCGGCGGTGGGTGCTGGGGGCGGACGGAGCGCCGCGCGGCGGCGCCGTGCCGGAGGGGCGGCCGAAGGCGCCGGGCGCCACGGATCGCAGGGCTGAGGAACTGCGCCGCCCGCACGGCGTGCGGGTCCGCGAGGGAGAGGGCGGGCAGCTCGGCCGAGCCGATGACCAGCCTGGCCGTGCCGGTGACCACCGGCACGCGTGA
- a CDS encoding fused MFS/spermidine synthase gives MNESIPVSRATDHGTARLMPDVDRERAWLLTVDGAPQSYVDLDDPAYLEFEYARRLGHVLDTVAEAGRALDAVHLGGGALTLPRYVAATRPGSRQDVVEADRGLLELVTEQLPLPAGAGIALHAADARDWLEAAPDDRADVLIADVFGGSRVPAHLTTLDYVRTAERVLRPDGVYLANLADAAPFGFLRSQLATLAAVFQEIALIAEPAVLRGRRFGNTVVVASHRPLDTAALARRTAADAFPARVEHGAAVRKFTGSARPVEEADAVPSPEPPDGAFGIG, from the coding sequence GTGAACGAATCGATACCCGTCTCCCGCGCCACCGACCACGGCACCGCCCGGCTGATGCCCGACGTCGACCGGGAGCGGGCCTGGCTGCTCACGGTCGACGGGGCCCCGCAGTCGTACGTGGACCTGGACGACCCGGCGTACCTGGAGTTCGAGTACGCGCGGCGGCTGGGACATGTGCTGGACACCGTCGCCGAGGCGGGGCGGGCGCTGGACGCGGTGCACCTCGGCGGGGGCGCGCTGACCCTGCCGAGGTATGTCGCCGCCACCCGCCCCGGCTCCCGGCAGGACGTCGTCGAGGCGGACCGGGGGCTGCTGGAGCTGGTCACCGAGCAGCTGCCGCTGCCGGCCGGCGCCGGCATCGCGCTGCACGCGGCCGACGCCCGCGACTGGCTGGAGGCCGCGCCGGACGACCGTGCCGACGTGCTGATCGCCGACGTGTTCGGCGGGTCCCGGGTGCCCGCCCACCTCACCACGCTGGACTACGTCCGCACGGCCGAGCGGGTCCTGCGGCCGGACGGGGTCTACCTGGCCAACCTCGCCGACGCCGCGCCGTTCGGGTTCCTGCGTTCCCAACTGGCCACGCTGGCCGCGGTCTTCCAGGAGATCGCGCTGATCGCCGAGCCCGCGGTGCTGCGCGGGCGGCGGTTCGGCAACACGGTGGTCGTGGCCTCCCACCGGCCCCTCGACACCGCCGCGCTGGCCCGGCGCACCGCGGCGGACGCCTTTCCGGCGCGCGTCGAACACGGAGCGGCGGTGCGGAAGTTCACCGGGTCGGCGCGACCGGTCGAGGAGGCCGACGCCGTACCGTCACCCGAGCCTCCCGACGGAGCGTTCGGCATCGGCTGA
- a CDS encoding TVP38/TMEM64 family protein, whose product MLAANRSGTATASPPAATPSSPAAASSLPAAVPQPALAPASPGAPAGPALPRPGFLVRCTRLLLSPYARLSLLLALLAGGAAGVLLCEPQRLLTHGWPPQLGGAAAALVFAAAYGLCTVVFVPRPLLNLAAGAMFGSQVGLATALAGTVLGAGVSFGLGRALGQDALRPLLRGRWLKAADGQLSRHGFRSMLALRMFPGVPFWAANYCAAVSRMGWLPFLLATALGSIPNTAAYAVAGARASAPTSPAFLIAMACVAVPALAGTVVAWRKRHRLGAG is encoded by the coding sequence ATGCTCGCTGCCAACCGCTCTGGCACCGCCACGGCCTCTCCCCCGGCCGCCACGCCTTCTTCTCCGGCCGCCGCGTCCTCTCTCCCGGCCGCCGTCCCGCAGCCGGCCCTCGCCCCGGCCTCCCCCGGCGCCCCGGCCGGCCCCGCGCTGCCGCGCCCCGGGTTCCTCGTCCGCTGCACGCGGCTCCTGCTGTCCCCCTACGCCCGGCTGTCCCTGCTGCTCGCGCTGCTGGCGGGCGGGGCGGCGGGAGTGCTGCTGTGCGAACCGCAGCGGCTGCTGACGCACGGCTGGCCGCCGCAGCTCGGCGGGGCCGCGGCGGCGCTCGTGTTCGCGGCGGCCTACGGGCTGTGCACCGTGGTGTTCGTGCCGCGTCCCCTGCTGAACCTGGCCGCGGGCGCGATGTTCGGCTCCCAGGTGGGGCTGGCGACGGCGCTCGCGGGCACGGTGCTCGGCGCCGGGGTGTCGTTCGGGCTGGGCCGGGCGCTCGGGCAGGACGCGCTGCGCCCGCTGCTGCGGGGCCGCTGGCTGAAGGCGGCCGACGGACAGCTCAGCCGGCACGGGTTCCGGTCCATGCTGGCCCTGCGGATGTTCCCCGGCGTGCCGTTCTGGGCGGCGAACTACTGCGCGGCCGTCTCCCGCATGGGCTGGCTGCCCTTCCTGCTGGCCACGGCCCTCGGCTCGATCCCGAACACGGCCGCCTACGCGGTCGCCGGCGCCCGCGCGTCGGCGCCGACCTCACCCGCCTTCCTGATCGCGATGGCCTGCGTGGCCGTACCGGCCCTGGCGGGCACGGTGGTCGCGTGGCGCAAGCGCCACCGGCTGGGCGCCGGGTGA
- a CDS encoding DUF4442 domain-containing protein, producing MSADQMPIGEMLAATVPMARTLNLEFLETTSEKAVVSLPDQGAYHNHVGGPHAGAMFTLGESASGAIVLAAFGDQLSRAVPLAVRAEIAYKKLAMGAVTATATLGRPAAEVVAELDAGQRPEFPVAIEIRRADGAVTGEMSVLWTLRPTDQEK from the coding sequence ATGAGCGCAGACCAGATGCCGATCGGCGAGATGCTCGCCGCCACCGTGCCCATGGCCCGGACCCTGAACCTGGAGTTCCTGGAGACCACTTCCGAGAAGGCCGTGGTGTCCCTGCCGGACCAGGGCGCGTACCACAACCACGTGGGCGGTCCGCACGCCGGTGCGATGTTCACCCTCGGGGAGTCGGCCAGCGGCGCGATCGTGCTGGCCGCCTTCGGGGACCAGCTCTCGCGTGCCGTGCCGCTCGCCGTACGGGCCGAGATCGCCTACAAGAAGCTGGCGATGGGCGCCGTCACCGCGACCGCGACACTGGGCCGCCCGGCCGCCGAGGTCGTCGCCGAACTCGACGCGGGACAGCGCCCCGAGTTCCCCGTGGCGATAGAGATCCGGCGCGCCGACGGCGCGGTGACCGGCGAGATGAGCGTCCTGTGGACGCTCCGGCCGACCGACCAGGAGAAGTGA
- a CDS encoding lysylphosphatidylglycerol synthase transmembrane domain-containing protein codes for MSVAKAAVSRPESTVPEPERAVPARSAAGRVQSRWVRLVLCVAPLLLAAGWAVANRPVLYEGIRRLVAAEPGWLVAGAGFTCLTWVAAACIRQGALPDPLPPRLLLMSQFAAGAANHALPGGLGAHAVTLRFLRGQGVPLERATASIGLYSLARSVAKTLVLVVFLAVSPARRRLGDLIPDGGLLVPLAAGVGGAVTVAGVLLTCVRPLRRPVTGLLRTAVADARAVHARPRRVLALWGGAVAMPLVQAGALACVGASLGLGLPWEQVVLACLAAGTAVGAVPAPGGLAVDAALVWTLVAFGSAPATATATVIGYRVLTDWVPLLPGALVLSGLIRRKVL; via the coding sequence ATCTCCGTCGCAAAAGCCGCCGTCTCCCGTCCGGAATCCACCGTCCCCGAGCCGGAACGTGCGGTTCCGGCGCGTTCGGCGGCGGGGCGTGTGCAGTCCCGATGGGTGCGGCTGGTGCTGTGCGTGGCTCCGCTGCTGCTCGCCGCCGGCTGGGCCGTGGCCAACCGGCCCGTGCTGTACGAGGGAATCCGGCGGCTGGTCGCGGCCGAGCCGGGATGGCTGGTGGCCGGGGCCGGGTTCACCTGTCTGACCTGGGTGGCCGCCGCCTGTATCCGGCAGGGCGCGCTGCCCGATCCGCTGCCGCCGCGATTGCTGCTGATGTCGCAGTTCGCCGCCGGCGCCGCCAACCACGCGCTGCCCGGCGGGCTCGGCGCGCACGCCGTCACCCTGCGGTTCCTGCGCGGGCAGGGTGTGCCGCTGGAGCGGGCGACGGCGTCGATCGGCCTGTACTCGCTGGCCAGGTCCGTCGCGAAGACGCTGGTGCTGGTGGTGTTCCTGGCGGTGTCGCCGGCCCGGCGGCGCCTCGGGGATCTGATCCCGGACGGCGGGCTGCTGGTGCCGCTCGCCGCGGGCGTGGGCGGGGCGGTGACGGTGGCGGGGGTGCTGCTGACATGCGTACGGCCGTTGCGGCGGCCGGTGACCGGGCTGCTGCGCACGGCCGTGGCCGACGCGCGCGCGGTGCACGCCCGGCCCCGCCGGGTGCTGGCGCTGTGGGGCGGGGCCGTCGCGATGCCGTTGGTGCAGGCCGGCGCGCTGGCCTGTGTCGGGGCCTCGCTGGGGCTGGGACTGCCGTGGGAGCAGGTGGTGCTGGCCTGTCTGGCGGCGGGCACGGCCGTCGGGGCGGTACCCGCGCCGGGCGGACTCGCGGTCGACGCGGCGCTGGTGTGGACGCTGGTCGCCTTCGGCTCCGCCCCGGCGACGGCGACCGCGACCGTCATCGGCTACCGGGTGCTGACCGACTGGGTGCCGCTGCTGCCGGGTGCGCTGGTGCTGTCGGGCCTGATCCGAAGGAAGGTGCTGTGA